AGGCCCGCTCCAAGAAGGCCTCGAGCCGCAGCCGGGACTTCCAGGCGCTGCTGAAGGCGATCGGACAGAAGGAGGATCTCGCGTCGAACCTGCGCGACAGCCTGCTCTCGCTCCAGCGACTCGCCGGCTTCCTCGCCCACGCCGCGACCACGATCAAGACCACGAAGGATGTCCGGGCCCGCATCAAGACCGTCTCGCGCGACATCCTCTCGCTGGCCGATCACACGACGTTCCTGTCGCAGAAGATCAACTTCCTGCTCGACGCGACGCTCGGCATGATCTCGATCGAGCAGAACGCGATCATCAAGATTTTCTCCGTCGCTGCCGTCGTCTTCCTGCCGCCCACGCTCGTCGCCTCGATCTACGGCATGAACTTCGAGGTGATGCCGGAACTCGGATGGAGCTTCGGCTATCCATGGGCGCTCGGCCTGATGGTCCTGTCGGCGATCCTGCCGTTCCTCTGGTTCCGGAGCAAAGGCTGGCTGTGAGGCCCGCGCCTGGTACAAGCAATTACCTCGCAGGTGCTTGCAAGCAGCGGGCGATCGGTCCAGAACCGTTTCGACTTGAACAGGTTTCGGCGCGATGAACGGCAAGACATGGACCTTTGACGACCTTGAGGTCGGAGGCACGATCAGGCTCGGCGAGAAGACCGTCACGGCCGCCGAGATCATCGAATTCGCCTCCGAATTCGACCCGCAGGCCTTCCATCTCGACGAGGAGGCCGGCAAGGCGTCGATCCTCGGCGGGCTGTCGGCCTCGGGCTGGCATTCCTGCGCGATGTTCATGCGCATGATGTGCGACGGCTTCATCCTCGACTCGACCTCGCAGGGCGCGCCCGGCGTCGAATATGTCCGCTGGAAGAAGCCGGTGCTGGCCGGCGACACGCTGACCGGCCAGTGCACCGTGCTTGCCAAGCGCGAATCCAAGTCCAAGCCCGGGCTCGGCTTCGTCACCGTGAAGAGCACGATGTCGAACCAGCGCGGCGAAACCGTGCTGGAACTGGAAAACACCGGCATGTTCCTGACGCGGGAGGCGGCGAGCGCATGAGCCTGGACGAGTATTTCGGCGTCGGCGAGACGACTGTTCTCGGCACCCACCTGTTCGAGCCGCAGGCAATCAAGGATTTTGCCAGGAAGTTCGACCCGCAGCCCTTCCACCTCGACGAGAAGGCGGCCGAGAAGAGCGTGTTCGGCCGGCTCTGCGCCTCGGGCTGGCACACCGCCGCGGTGTGGATGAAGAAGAACGTCGAGACGCGGATGGACACGGAGCCGCGTCGCTGGACGGGCCCCGACCCGAAGCCGGTGTTCGGCCCCTCCCCGGGCATCCGTAACCTCCGCTGGCTGAAGCCGGTCTATGCCGGCGAGACGATCACCTTCACCCGCACCGGCGTCGATCACCGCCCTGTCGCCTCGCGCCCCGGCTGGCGCCTGCTCACCATCCGGGCCGAGGCCTTCGACAGCACCGGCGATAAGGTGATCGAGTTCGACAGTTCGGTCCTGGTGCAGACGGAATTCTGAGCGGAACCACGAAGGCGATCCGTGGACCGCGGCCCTGAACTGCTGCTGCTTCATGCCCTGCCGCTGGACAGGTCGATGTGGACGGGACAGATGGGCCTGCTGCCGGGCGCGACACAGGCGCCCAATCTCTACACCCTCGGCGGTGACCTTCCGGCCTGGGCGGCGTCTGCCCTTGCGACGATGCGCGGCGACAGGATCGTCGTGGCGGGCTGCTCCGTCGGCGGGTCCTGCGCGCTCGAGGTCGCCAGGCTCGCGCCCGAGCGCGTCGCCGCGCTGGTGCTGATCGGCACCAAGGCGGAGCACCGCCCGGACCCCGAATTGCACGCCGCCGCGCTGGCGATGCTGGACGACGGGCGGGTGGACGCCGCGTGGCAGACGTTCTGGCAACCGCTGTTCTCTACGGCCACGCCGGCTCATGTCGTCGAATCCGCACGCCGCTGCGCGCTGGCTCAGCCGCCGTCCGACCTCGCGCGCGGCGTGACCGCCTTTCATACTAGGGATAGCCGCACCGACGTGCTGGCCGGATTCGGCGGCCCGATCGCCATCGTCACCGGCGCCGAGGACACCGCGCCGGGCCTCGCGACAAGCGAAAGGCAGACGCGGATGGCCCGCGACGGCAGCCTGCATGTCATTCCCGACTGCGGCCACTATGTGCCGCTGGAACGCCCGGGCGAGATCAATGCGATCCTGCGCGATGTGATTGCGTCGATCGCGCGGTAGGAGACCTCCTTCTCCCCGTTCACGGGGGAAAGATCCCCGAAGGGCGGATGAGGGGCAGCGCGAGCTTTCGAAGGGTGGGCACTGCCCCTCACCGCCGTCATTCCGGGTCCGCGTAGCGGAGCCCGGAACCCAGCGCGCCAACGCCTGCGCACTGCCCTGATCCACAATCCGACATGGTCGCGACGGTCGACGAACTGCTTGCTTGCCCGGCGCTCTGGATTCCGGGTTCCGCTGCGCGGCCCCGGAAAGACGGGCATGCGAAATTGTCCTCCCCTTTTGAGGGAAGGCCGATCTCATCTGCGATGACGCTGCGATCAGGGGCACGACACGTGCTTTTCAGGACGTGTCGCAGAACTCGACCGGTACGGCGGCGGATATGGCGCGCCTTTCGATGAGCGCGCCCAGGCCGTGGATCGCCCCGCCCTCATTGCCGGCCTCGTCGGACGCCTGCCCCCGGTGCAGGAACGACAGCCGGCACAGCTGCGCCGCCACCGCCTGCATGTAGAGCCCGAATGCCCTGAGCGAATCGGCAAGGTCCTCCGCATCGAAGGGAGTGCTGCCGAAGCCGGCCGGCATCGGGACGGGCGTCCAGGGTCTGCGGGCGAAACTACGGAGCGTGCCTTCGACATAGGCGCTCAGCAGCGTATTCGCCTGCCAGGCGGCCCACAGCACGCACCAGCGGACCCAGAACGAGCGACCGGCGGCCTGTTCGGCCATGTCGGCGATCGAGAAGAGGCGCATGACGATCCTCGCCATCTCCGCCTGTTCCCTCCCCGCCTTCGCCCTCCAGCCCATCGCCGGCTCCCGTTTGACCTGACATAGTGTCGGGCATGCTGGAGGGGTGGGGATGGAAAAATTTGACGGGCCAACAGGAACAAGGGGTTAGCAGAAAACGGATGGAAATCGATCCATCGGATGGATGTCGCTGAACTGACCGCCGGGGCCTCTCTCAAGACAGCGCTCGCCCCTCGCGCGACGTCATCCCGGCGACCGGAGGTCAGCCGGGATCGATTGACCTTGGCGGGTTGGCGCTGATCCTTTTCTTGCGACCGTTGGGTGTTTTCAGCGCGTAACCGGAGAGAAGAATAGATCCCGGCTGACCTCCGGTCGCCGGGATGACGATCGCGTGGGAGAAGAGTTGCGCAGGGCGGGCGTAACAGCGGTTGGCCGGCAAGGACCATGCAACAGGGCGGAGGGGCACAGGGCCATTCGCCCCTCTCGCCCTCGATTTCACCCCTATCTCTCCGGCCATGTCCAGGCAGGCCGGTCCGCCGCGTCCACCACGGTCTCGCCGAGCGACTTGGTGAAGTCGTGGCGCAGCGCGCCGGCGTCGTGCAGCGCGTCGGCGAGCGTGGCGTCGTGCGTCACGACGACGACCTGGCAGGTCTTCGACGCCTCGCCGATCAGCCGTGCGAGCGGCGGCAGGAGGTCGGTGTGGAGGCTGGTTTCCGGCTCATTGAGCACCATCAGACCGGGTGGTCGTGGGGTCATCAGCGCGGCAAGCAGCAGCAGGTAGCGGAGCGTTCCGTCGGAGAGCTCGGCCGCCTTCAGCGGACGCAGCAGACCGTGCTGCCGCATCAGCAGTTCGAAGCGGCCGGCGGACTCTTCTATTCGAAGCTCCGCGCCCGGAAATGCATCGTCCGCCGCCTGCGCCAGCCCCTTCGGGTCGCCGATCTCGCGGATCGTCTGCAGCGCCGCGGCGAGATCGGACCCGTCGGCGCTGAGCGCGGTTGTCCGCGTGCCCGGCCGGGCGACCCTCGCCGGCGCGTCGGCATCGGTGCGGAAATGGTCGTAGAAGCGCCATGCCCGCATGCGCTCGCGCAGGAGCAGCAATTCCGGCAGGCCACGCGGATCGGCGGCATGCGTCATCATGCTGTCGAAGGGCGCAAGCAGGCTGGTCAGCGTCGAGCGCCGGCCGGACTCGTCCAGAACCGTGACGGCTGGCCCCGAGCGGGTGGCGAAGGCATTGCGCCTGCTCAGCATCTCGCCTGCCCAGACCGCTTCGGCCTTGATCTCCGGATCGAGGTTGAACATCGAGGCCGACGGGATCGGCAGGCCGAGATCGATGGCGTAGCCATAATCGTCCGAGGCGAAGCCGAGTTTCAAACTGACCGGGTTCTGGCGGCTGGTGCCCTGGATCGCCTGGACGCCTTGCCGCATGCCGCGCGAGAACTGCTCCGGTCCCGCCCACAATGTCGACTGAAGCCCGCCTTCGGCTGCGAGCGAGGATATGACGTTGCCCTGCGCGACATCGGCCAGCAGCCGCAGCGCCTTGTAGAAGCTCGACTTGCCGGTGCCGTTGCGGCCTGTGACGACGGTCAGCTGCTCGAGCGGCAGCACGAGGTTACGGATTGAGCGGTAGCCGGCGATGGCAAGGGTGTGGATCATGACCGGTGCGCCCTGCCCTGGAAATCCGAAGACCTCTGTAGTCCGTCAATGCCCCTCGAACGACACCAGCGTCCGCACATTCACGCCCAGCGCTTCGAGCTTCTTCCGTCCGCCGAGGTCGGGCAGGTCGATGACGAAGCAGGCGGCGACGATGTCCGCGCCCATCTGCTTCAGCAGCTTCACCGCACCCTCTGCCGTGCCACCGGTGGCGATCAGGTCGTCGACCAGGATGACTTTCTCGCCGGGCTGCACGGCGTCGGTGTGCATCTCCATCTCGTCGACGCCATATTCGAGCGAGTAGGCGACGCGCACGGTGGTGTGCGGCAGCTTGCCCTTCTTGCGGATGGGGACGAAGCCGCTGGAGAGCTGGTGCGCCATCGCGCCGCCGAGGATGAAGCCACGCGCCTCGATGCCGGCGATCTTGGCGACACCGGTGCCGGAATAGGGGTGCACCAGCTCGTCGACGGCGCGGCGGAAGGCGCGCGCGTCGCCGAGCAGCGTGGTGATGTCGCGGAAAAGGATGCCGGGCTTCGGATAGTCCGGGATCGTGCGGATCGCGGACAGGAGCGTCTGTTCGAGCGTGGAGTTCATGCGCGGGCGATGGTCCGTTGAGGGCAGGATTGCATAGTCGGTATCAACCGCCACCCCGCATGGCAAGGAATACCACGCCAAGCACAACGACGAGGACAACGGCCGGCAGCGCGATCGCCAGGGCGGCCGGACCGGCGAACAGGAAGGCTGCAACCAGCCCTCCCCCGACCAGGGCCTCCGAGACGGGATAGATCACCGGCACACGATGACCGCAGCGCGCGCAGCGGCCGCGCGCGACGAGCCAGCCGAGCACGGGAACGAGTTCCAGCGCCGTCAGCTGCGCCCCGCAGCCGTCGCAATGCGAGCGCCCGGACAGCGCCGCCCATGCCGACTGGCCGACCGGCCGAGCGCGCAGCCGGTGCGCGGCAAGCCCGGCGAAGCTGGCGATCGAGGCGCCGAACAGGAAGAGCAGGAACGAGATGAACACTGCCATGGTCGCCTCGCCGTCCCCCGCCCCATCGTCGCGCGATCATGCGCCTCAAAAGCAAGGGGCGCCACATGGGCGCCCTTGTCTCAAGTCCGATCAGGTTCGGATCAGTGCGGCACCGCAGCCCAGATCTTGCGCTTCGTCATGTAGACGAGGCCGGCGAAGAGGACGAGGAACACCATCACGTTGAAGCCGGTCTGCTTGCGCGCCTCCATGTGCGGCTCGGCGGCCCACATCAGAAAGGCGGACACGTCGCGCGAATACTGGTCGACCGTCTGCGGCGAGCCGTCGTCATAGGTGACGGCGTCGTCGTTGATCGGCTTCGGCATGGCAAGCGACTTGCCGGCGATGAAATACGGATTGTAGTGCGTGCCCTCGGCGATCTCCATGCCTTCCGGCGGCGTCTCGTCGTAGCCGGTGAGCAGCGCGTGGATGTAGTCCGGTCCGCTCTCCGCATACTGCGTGAAGATGTCGAAGACGAAGGTCGGGAAGCCGCGCTCGACAGCGCGCGCCTTGGCGATCAGCGAGAAGTCCGGCGGAACGGCGCCGCCGTTGGAAGCCGCCGCCGCCTCGTCGTTCGGGAACGGCGACGGGAAGTGGTCGGACGGGATGCCGGGGCGGGTGAACATCTCGCCATCGGCGTTCGGGCCGTCCTGCACTTCGTATTCGGCGGCGAAGGCCTTCACCTGCGCCTCGTTGTAGCCGAGCTCTTCCAAGGCGCGGAACGGCACCAGCTTCATCGAATGACAGGCCGCGCAAACTTCCTTGTAGACCTTGAGGCCGCGCTGGAGCTGACCCTTGTCGTAGGTGCCGAACGGACCGGCAAACGACCAGTCCATCTCCACCGGCTTCTTGATCGGGAAGTGGGTCGGCTCGGCGGCATTGTGGCCGGCTTCTTCCGCGCCGATCGCGAGCGCGAGGTTCGCGGTGAGACCGAAGGCTGCGGCCGCCGCACCGATGAGGAACTTCTTCATCTCAAAAAATCCCTTGCGAGCCACGGTTCAGCCTTTGGTTTCCGGCGCGGCGGCGGCACCCACCGGCTGCGCGGAGGCCGCGCCCTTGTTCTTCTCGAGCACTGCCTCGGTGATCGAGTTCGGCAGCTTGCGCGGCGTCTCGATGAGGCCAAGCACCGGCATGATGATCAGGAAGAAGCCGAAATAGTAGAGCGTGCCGATCTGCGACATGATCACGTAGACACCCTCGGCCGGACGCGAGCCCAGCCAGCCGAGCAGGATGGCGTTGATCACGAACAGCCAGAAGAACAGCTTGTACCACGGACGGTAGACCGCCGAGCGCACCTTCGAGGTGTCGAGCCAGGGCACGAAGAACAGCACCGCGATCGAGCCGAACATCGCCAGCACGCCACCAAGCTTGGAGTCGATCGGGCCGATGTTGAAGGTGATGGCGCGCAGGATCGCGTAGAACGGCAGGTAATACCATTCCGGCACGATGTGGGCGGGCGTCTTCAGCGGGTTGGCGACCGTGTAGTTGTCGGGGTGGCCGAGGAAGTTCGGGATGTAGAACACGAAATAGGCAAACACGGCCAGGAACACGATCATCGCGAACGCGTCCTTGATGGTCGCATGCGGCGTGAACGGGACCGTGTCGGTCTTCGACTTCACCTCGATGCCGGTCGGGTTGGTCTGGCCGGTGACGTGCAGCGCCCAGACGTGCAGCACCACGACGCCCGCGATCATGAACGGCAGCAGGTAGTGCAGCGCGAAGAAGCGGTTCAGCGTCGGGTTGTCCACCGCGAAGCCGCCGAGCAGCAGCTGCTGGATCCAGTCGCCGACGAGCGGAATGGCGGTGAAGAAGCCGGTGATGACGGTGGCGCCCCAGAACGACATCTGGCCCCAAGGCAGCACGTAGCCCATGAAGCCGGTCGCCATCATCAGGAGGTAGATGATGCAGCCGAGGATCCAGAGCAGCTCGCGCGGCGCCTTGTAGGAGCCGTAGTAGAGACCGCGCATGATGTGGATGTAGACGGCGATGAAGAAGAACGACGCGCCGTTGGCGTGCAGGTAGCGCAAGAGCCAGCCGGAATTGACGTCGCGCATGATCTTCTCGACCGAGGTAAAGGCGAGCGTCGTGTCGGCCGCGTAGTGCATCGCCAGCACCACGCCGGTGACGATCTGCGCCACCAGCATGATCGAGAGGATGCCGCCGAAGGTGTAGGCGTAGTTCAGGTTGCGCGGCACCGGATAGGCCACGAAGGAATCGTAGATCAGCCGCGGCAGCGGCATGCGCTGGTCGATCCAGCGTCCGAGGCCCGAGCTGGGCGTATAGGTCGAGTGTCCACCGCTCATCGGAATGCTCCCCTCAACCGATCTTGATCTTCGTATCCGAGAGGAACTCGAACACCGGAACCGCGAGGTTCTCAGGCGCCGGGCCTTTGCGGATGCGGCCGGCCGTGTCGTAGTGCGAGCCGTGGCACGGGCAGAACCAGCCGCCGAAATCGCCCTGCTGGCCGAGCGGCACGCAGCCGAGATGGGTGCAGGAGCCGATCATGACGATCCAGTTCTCCTTGCCCTCGCCCGCCGAGCGGTCGATGTCGGTAGCGGGCGCGTCGGCGCCGATATTGGCGTTGCGCGCGACCGGGTCCTTGAGCTCATCGAGCTTCACCGCCTTGGCGGCCTCGACTTCCTCATTGGTGCGGTTGCGGATGAACACCGGCTTGCCGCGCCATTTGGCCGTCACCGACATGCCGGGCTCGATCGCCGAGACGTCCACCTCGATCGTGGCGAGCGCGAGCGTCGAGGCGTCGGGGCGCATCTGGTCGATGAACGGCCAAGCGAGGCCCGCCACGCCAACGGCGCCGGCGGCGCCAGTGGCGATGTACAGAAAATCGCGGCGATTGGGATCGGCTGATTCGGTCGCGCTCACGTGACAATCTTCCTTTTGTCTCGCACTGCCTAAAAGGCTGGACCCGGCACCATCAGACGCCCAAACACGCGGCGTCTCCCGGCTCGGAGTCGGGCAATATTGTGGCGAGGTTTCTATGCGTCGCGTCCGGCCTTGTCCAGACGCCGACACAGGCTGTGGGCAGTTTGTCGCGGGGGTGGCGCGGACTGTCTGCCAACGACAGGGAAGTGACGCGTTCGTCCCTCCGGGCAGCCCCATCCGCCGCCCGGCAGTCGGCAGTATTCAACAGCTCAAACCAGCGATCGAAAAGTGCGCTCGAGGCATTGGCATGATGCAGCTCGCCCAACGTCAACGGCACGTTCGAGATCGTATGGACAGTAGTGAACTTCTGGGTAACATTTCAGGTTGCCGGCAATAGGCGGACGGCAATCGGAAGTTCAGGCGGCAGCAAGGTGCCTCTGACGAGTTGGGGGATAAACGCATGACAAAACTACGGATCTTCGCATTCGCTCTGCTCTCGACGGTATTTGTCGACGCGCAAGTAGCAGGTGCGCTGGCCAAGGAGGAAGCCAAGAAGACCGATCGGCAGTCTACTTATGCCAAATCGAAGAAGCCCGCCAAGGCGAAATCCGCGGGACTCGCGGGCAGCGAGGGCAACGTACGTCGTCGAGTTCTCTATACGCGGGAGATGAGCGGTGGGTGCGGGAAAATGTACAAGCAGTACGTCGCCGCCTCGGGCCACTCGGCCTTCGCCTCTACGCCGATCGACTATTTCTACGGATCGAGCGTCTGCGCCACGGCGCTCAATGCAGCGAGCGCCAAGGCCGCGGAGGAACGCGCGATGGCGTCCTGCCGGGCCGGAGCCAAGAAATACAAGAGCGCCGGAGAAATCGGCGTGTCGGGCGCCTGCGAGATCTTCATGTCGAAGTAAGGCGCAGCTATCGGGCGCCCAGTCGCGCCAGGATGCGCTTTGGTATTCCCATCTCGCGGATGACGTCGTCGTGGCGGCGCATGCCGCAAAGTTCGCGCTGGATGAAATAGGCCTGCACAGCGGCGGCGACGGCGCGCAGACGCTTTTCGCGCGCCTCGCCTTCGAGCCCGGCCTCGTCCTCCGCGAGCTTCGCCAGCGCCTGCTCGGCCCTGCGCCCGGCTTCGCCGAGCGAACTCGCCATCTCGCCGAGGATCTCGTGCTCGACCGGCTGCAGCCCGGTGGCGCTTGATGCGCGCTCGACGGTGATGCGGCCGGGCAGGCGCAGCGCCATCGGCTACTCCGCGGCGAGCCGATCGGCGAGGAAGCCGCCCGACTGGCGCTCCCACAGCTTGGCATAGAGCCCGCCTTTGGCAATCAGGCTCTCATGCGTGCCCTCCTCCACGATGCGACCCTTGTCGATGACGACGAGGCGGTCGAGTGCCGCGATGGTCGAGAGGCGGTGCGCGATGGCCAGCACGGTCTTACCCTCCATCATCGTGTAGAGGTTCTCCTGGATCGCGGCCTCGATCTCCGAATCGAGCGCCGAGGTCGCCTCGTCGAGGATGAGGATCGGCGCATTCTTCAACATCATCCGCGCGATGGCGATGCGCTGACGCTGGCCGCCGGACAGCTTGACGCCGCGCTCGCCGACATGCGCGTCATAGCCCTTGCGCCCTTTCGGGTCGGACACGTTGACGATGAACTCGTGCGCCGACGCCTTCTTCGCCGCGGCGATGATCTCCTCCTCGGTGGCGTCCGGCTTGCCATAGGCGATGTTGTCGCGGATCGAGCGATGCATCAGCATCGCGTCCTGGCTGACCACGCCGAACTGGGCGCGCAGCGAGGCTTGCGTGACCGAGCGGATGTCGCGGCCGTCGAGCAGGATGCGACCGCTCTCGACATCGAACAGCCTGAGCGCCAGATTGACCAGCGTCGTCTTGCCGGCGCCCGACGGGCCGACCAGCGCCACCCGCTCGCCCGGGCGGATGTGCAGGTCGAGATTGGAGATGATGCCGCTCTTCTTGCCGTAGTGGAAGGAGACGTCCTCGTAGACGAGATCGCCCTTGGCGCGCGGCATCACGGTCGCGTCCGGCGCGTCCTTGATGCCAGGCTCGACGGAGATCACCGTCGTCGCGTCCTGCACGGTGGCGAAGTTGCGGATCAGGCCGTTGATGTTGAACATCATGTAGCCCGACATCTGGTTGAGCCGGAACACCAGGCCCAGCGCCGCGGCCACCTCGCCCGTGGTGGCGGCGCCACCCATCCACTTGTTGACGGCCAGCACCGCGACGCCGGCCATCATGAAGCCGTTGAGCAGCGCCACCGCAGCCCGCACCGTGGTGATCGAGCGTGTGAGCTGCTTCACCGCGTCGAGATAGCGCTGCATGCCCTCGCGCACATAGTTGTGCTCGCGGCCGCCCGAATCGAACAGCTTCACCGCCATGATGTTGGTGAAGGCATCGACAATGCGGCCGTTGACGATCGAGCGCTCGTCCGCCGTGCGGCGGCCTGCCTGCCTGAGGGGCGGGAGCAGATGGTATGCGGCCCAAAGATAGCCTGCGACCCAGACGGCCAGCACCACGCCCATGATGGGATCGAGCGCGCCGAGGATCGTGGCGGCGAGGATCAGGAAGGTGAGGAAGCTCCAGACCGTCTGCAACGAGGAGACGATGAAGTCGCCCGTCGCCTCGCCGCCCTGCAGGATCTTGGTGGCGATGCGGCCCGCGAAATCGTTCTGGTAGAATTCGTAGGGCTGGTCCATCACGCGCCGAAAGGCCTGCCAGCGCACGAGCTGGTAAAAATTCGGCACGACGACCTGCTGCTCGACGACCGCGTTGCCGATCATGACCACGGCGCGGATGACGAGGATCAGGAACAGGAACGCGGCGAGATGCGGCCAGTAGTCGGCGATCAGCGTCGCCGGATTGGCCGCGTCGAGCAGGTCGATCAGCCAGCCGACCGACCAGTAGAGCGCCGCATCGACCGCGCCCGACAGGCCACCGGCGATCAGCAGCAGCACGAAGGGCATCTTCGCCTGGCGGGCAAAGAACAGGATGAACTGCCACGCATCGCGCGGCAGCACCGGCCGATCCGTGTCGGCGAAGGCGTCGACCACGTTCTCGAAAGGGGAGTAGAGGCGGTCCTGGAGGGTCTTGGAATCGTTCATCTACGGCTAATGTAGTCCCCTGCTGCCAGCCGGACATCCCCTCTTTGTCAGGATGAAGAAAATGTAATGGGCGGAGGGGCGGATCGAGGCGGCCCCCTCACCCGGCCTCCGCTTCGCTCGGCCACCCTCTCCCCGACGGGGAGAGGAGGTCTACGACCGTCGCGGCCACCTTTCCTCCGGATCGCGAAGGCGCTGGCGAACCTCCTCTCCCCTCAGGGAGAGGGTGGCCGAGCGAAGCGGAGGCCGGGTGAGGGTCGGCGACCTGCCCTACTCCGCTGCCGCCTCGACCTTGCCCTCCTCTTCGGGCGTCTCGTCGAGCAGGAAGCCGCCGGACTGGCGCGCCCAGAGCTGGGCGTAGAGCCCTCCCCGCTTCACCAGCTCCTCATGCGTCCCGTCCTCGACGATCCGGCCCTTGTCCATGACGATCAGCCGGTCCATCGCTGCGATGGTGGAGAGGCGGTGCGCGATGGCGATCACGGTCTTGCCCTCCATCAGCCGGTAGAGGTTCTCCTGGATCGCCGCCTCGACCTCGGAATCGAGCGCCGAGGTCGCTTCGTCCAGGATCAGGATCGGCGCGTCCTTGAGCATGAC
The Mesorhizobium australicum genome window above contains:
- a CDS encoding ABC transporter ATP-binding protein, translating into MNDSKTLQDRLYSPFENVVDAFADTDRPVLPRDAWQFILFFARQAKMPFVLLLIAGGLSGAVDAALYWSVGWLIDLLDAANPATLIADYWPHLAAFLFLILVIRAVVMIGNAVVEQQVVVPNFYQLVRWQAFRRVMDQPYEFYQNDFAGRIATKILQGGEATGDFIVSSLQTVWSFLTFLILAATILGALDPIMGVVLAVWVAGYLWAAYHLLPPLRQAGRRTADERSIVNGRIVDAFTNIMAVKLFDSGGREHNYVREGMQRYLDAVKQLTRSITTVRAAVALLNGFMMAGVAVLAVNKWMGGAATTGEVAAALGLVFRLNQMSGYMMFNINGLIRNFATVQDATTVISVEPGIKDAPDATVMPRAKGDLVYEDVSFHYGKKSGIISNLDLHIRPGERVALVGPSGAGKTTLVNLALRLFDVESGRILLDGRDIRSVTQASLRAQFGVVSQDAMLMHRSIRDNIAYGKPDATEEEIIAAAKKASAHEFIVNVSDPKGRKGYDAHVGERGVKLSGGQRQRIAIARMMLKNAPILILDEATSALDSEIEAAIQENLYTMMEGKTVLAIAHRLSTIAALDRLVVIDKGRIVEEGTHESLIAKGGLYAKLWERQSGGFLADRLAAE